A single window of Rhodococcus jostii RHA1 DNA harbors:
- the mrf gene encoding ribosome hibernation factor-recruiting GTPase MRF — MTIVIERVLVSEILDGRTPLILVSGWNGPTEDAARSLLRDGTVVVHHDLDLVHEGVVRRTVTTLESGAPRERLGILELAHGCISCTLREDLLPLLRRLHTRSSVQRIVLHLDRRLEPEAVCWAVEHVAVSGVVGQIDGPASRDVRVDGVITCLDAGSWLADATGDDALDDDRTVAQVAVGQVDFADALVVSGNAGDGWQQARLHAVLTRLAPGAPIVWDGDAPDVERLLLDIPAGARRGELSHAHSPLLRGQPPLSPDCGVMLVEFTATRPFHPERLHEAVDVLLDGVVTSRGRVWVATQPDEALWLESAGGGLRVASADRWLAAMTPEEQEQVPTARRAMAALCWDERFGDRHTSMVVLVHAADPTEIDRTLQWALVTDDELADEAAWQSWPDPFGQFHEDPCESSESPYAEPESREGHE, encoded by the coding sequence ATGACAATCGTTATCGAAAGGGTGCTCGTGAGTGAGATACTCGACGGCCGGACGCCGCTGATCCTGGTTTCCGGGTGGAACGGCCCCACCGAGGACGCGGCGCGGTCGCTGCTCCGCGACGGCACCGTCGTCGTGCATCACGACCTCGACCTCGTGCACGAAGGCGTCGTGCGCCGGACCGTCACCACGCTGGAGTCGGGGGCGCCACGCGAGCGCCTCGGCATCCTCGAACTGGCGCACGGCTGCATCTCCTGCACGCTGCGCGAGGACCTTCTCCCGCTGCTCCGCCGACTGCACACCCGCAGTTCGGTGCAGCGCATCGTGCTGCACCTCGACCGCCGGCTCGAACCCGAGGCCGTGTGCTGGGCGGTCGAGCACGTGGCGGTGTCCGGCGTGGTGGGGCAGATCGACGGTCCGGCATCGCGGGACGTGCGCGTCGACGGCGTTATCACCTGCCTCGATGCGGGATCGTGGCTGGCCGACGCCACCGGCGACGACGCACTGGACGACGACCGCACCGTCGCACAGGTCGCAGTCGGGCAGGTGGACTTCGCCGACGCCCTGGTGGTGTCGGGCAACGCAGGCGACGGCTGGCAGCAGGCCCGTCTCCACGCCGTCCTGACCCGGCTCGCACCGGGCGCACCGATCGTCTGGGACGGGGACGCGCCCGACGTCGAGCGCCTGCTCCTCGACATCCCGGCCGGCGCGCGGCGGGGTGAGCTGTCCCACGCCCACTCACCGCTGCTGCGCGGGCAGCCGCCGCTGTCCCCCGACTGCGGCGTCATGCTCGTCGAGTTCACCGCCACCCGGCCGTTCCATCCGGAACGACTGCACGAGGCCGTCGACGTGCTCCTCGACGGAGTCGTCACGTCTCGCGGCCGCGTGTGGGTCGCGACGCAGCCGGACGAGGCGCTGTGGCTCGAGTCGGCCGGTGGGGGACTGCGGGTGGCCAGTGCCGACCGCTGGCTGGCCGCGATGACCCCGGAAGAACAGGAACAGGTCCCGACTGCACGCCGCGCGATGGCCGCGCTGTGCTGGGACGAGCGCTTCGGCGACCGGCACACGTCGATGGTGGTGCTGGTCCATGCCGCCGACCCCACCGAGATCGACCGCACGTTGCAGTGGGCGCTCGTCACCGACGACGAACTCGCGGACGAGGCGGCCTGGCAGTCGTGGCCAGACCCGTTCGGGCAGTTCCACGAAGACCCCTGCGAGAGCAGCGAATCACCCTATGCAGAACCCGAATCGAGAGAGGGACACGAATGA
- a CDS encoding type B 50S ribosomal protein L31, translating to MKANIHPDYHPVVFQDASTGTTFLTRSTVTSDRTALWSDGNTYPLVVVDVTSESHPFWTGAQRVMDTAGRVEKFERRYGVRKRP from the coding sequence ATGAAGGCGAACATCCATCCCGATTACCACCCCGTGGTGTTCCAGGACGCGAGCACCGGAACGACGTTTCTCACGCGGTCGACGGTGACCAGCGACCGCACCGCCCTGTGGTCGGACGGCAACACCTATCCGCTGGTGGTCGTGGACGTGACCAGCGAGTCGCACCCGTTCTGGACCGGCGCGCAGCGCGTGATGGACACCGCGGGCCGCGTCGAGAAGTTCGAACGCCGCTACGGAGTGCGCAAGCGCCCGTGA
- the rpmF gene encoding 50S ribosomal protein L32, which translates to MAVPKRRMSRSNTRSRRSQWKAQAPDLVGVTVGGATHRVPRRLVKAVKLGLVDPAGK; encoded by the coding sequence ATGGCAGTACCGAAACGCAGAATGTCGCGATCCAATACGCGTAGCCGGAGATCGCAGTGGAAGGCCCAGGCACCCGACCTCGTCGGGGTGACGGTGGGCGGCGCGACGCATCGCGTGCCGCGCCGGCTGGTGAAGGCCGTGAAGCTGGGATTGGTGGACCCGGCCGGGAAGTGA
- a CDS encoding trimeric intracellular cation channel family protein: protein MLLYILELVGIAVFAASGALVGVTKRLDIFGVCVVGVFTALGGGIVRDVLLGIHPPTSLGSWPNLGTSFGMSLLVFFLHSTVGRLRREILVLDALGMGLFASTGAVIALDHGASPLASCLIGGTAAIGGGILRDVLVNEVPLLLQRDFYAVPALLGSALVVVVSEWGSGTDVALVVGTVFASALRVLALWRNWGLPGPRVLD from the coding sequence GTGCTGCTGTACATCCTGGAACTGGTGGGCATCGCGGTGTTCGCGGCCTCGGGTGCCCTGGTGGGGGTGACGAAGCGCCTCGACATCTTCGGTGTGTGCGTGGTCGGTGTCTTCACCGCTCTCGGTGGCGGCATCGTCCGCGACGTCCTGCTGGGCATCCACCCGCCGACGTCGCTGGGTAGCTGGCCGAACCTCGGCACGTCGTTCGGCATGTCGTTGCTGGTGTTCTTCCTGCATTCGACTGTCGGGCGACTCCGCCGCGAGATCCTGGTGCTCGACGCTCTGGGTATGGGCCTGTTCGCGAGCACGGGCGCGGTGATCGCGCTCGACCACGGGGCGAGTCCGCTCGCGTCGTGCCTCATCGGCGGGACGGCGGCGATCGGCGGCGGGATCTTGCGCGACGTGCTGGTGAACGAGGTCCCGTTGCTGCTGCAGCGGGACTTCTACGCGGTGCCGGCGCTGCTCGGTTCGGCGCTGGTGGTCGTGGTGAGCGAGTGGGGTTCGGGCACCGACGTGGCGCTGGTGGTGGGCACGGTGTTCGCGTCGGCGCTGCGGGTGCTGGCGCTGTGGCGGAACTGGGGTCTGCCGGGTCCGCGGGTCCTCGACTGA
- a CDS encoding response regulator transcription factor yields MRILVVDDDRAVRESLRRSLSFNGYSVELAVDGIDALEKVANARPDAIVLDVMMPRLDGLEVCRRLRSTGDDLPILVLTARDSVSERVSGLDAGADDYLPKPFALEELLARLRALLRRAAPEPGIDSEKMTFEDLTLDPVTREVTRGERSISLTRTEFSLLEMLMANPRRVLTRGRILEEVWGYDFPTSGNALEVYVGYLRRKTEADGETRLLHTVRGVGYVLRETPP; encoded by the coding sequence ATGCGCATTTTGGTGGTCGACGACGATCGCGCCGTGAGGGAGTCCTTACGGCGGTCTCTCAGCTTCAACGGGTACTCGGTGGAACTGGCCGTCGACGGTATCGATGCTCTCGAGAAAGTGGCGAACGCGCGCCCCGACGCGATCGTGCTCGATGTGATGATGCCGCGCCTGGACGGTCTCGAGGTGTGCCGTCGGCTGCGGAGCACCGGCGACGACCTGCCGATTCTCGTCCTCACGGCACGCGACTCCGTGTCGGAGCGGGTGTCGGGTCTGGACGCCGGAGCCGATGACTACCTGCCCAAACCCTTCGCTCTCGAGGAATTGCTGGCCCGGCTGCGCGCACTACTGCGCCGCGCCGCGCCGGAGCCGGGCATCGACTCGGAGAAGATGACGTTCGAGGACCTCACGCTCGACCCGGTCACCCGCGAGGTGACGCGTGGCGAGCGGTCCATCAGCCTCACCCGCACCGAGTTCTCGCTTCTCGAGATGCTGATGGCCAACCCGCGCCGGGTGCTGACCCGCGGCCGCATCCTCGAGGAGGTGTGGGGTTACGACTTCCCGACGTCCGGCAACGCGCTGGAGGTCTACGTCGGGTATCTGCGTCGCAAGACGGAGGCGGACGGAGAGACCCGCCTGTTGCACACCGTCCGCGGAGTCGGCTACGTGCTGCGGGAGACTCCTCCGTGA
- a CDS encoding sensor histidine kinase produces the protein MAVPFHKTADKSGAKRDSHHISRHPTGPIPLPPEMRPPMPLTRSVSLRWRVTLLAASVVAIAVAVMAIAAYAVVSRALYADVDNQLRTRASALIDSNLVTFDPRYIAGATLYTTDISVALIFPDLDTYTPPGSSVPIGEPELSVARGERDTSLRTAENQRVLAERTQDGSTLVIAQRLAPTGAVLDRLAWVLFIVGGCGVVLAAAAGTTVGRTGLRPIARLTAATERVARTDDLTPMPVTGNDELARLTESFNTMLRALAESRERQSRLVADAGHELRTPLTSLRTNMELLIASSRPGAPHIPDEDMAELRTDVVAQIEELSQLVGDLVDLAREDAPETVFERVDLSEVVERSLERARRRRNEIDFTAVTVPWFVYGDHAGLSRAVLNVLDNAAKWSPTGEQVRVAMKPAGDGLLELTVDDAGPGIPEEDRELVFDRFYRSTASRSMPGSGLGLAIVRQVVVKHGGTIAVDVSERGGALIRIVLPGEPEAE, from the coding sequence ATGGCAGTTCCGTTCCACAAGACCGCCGACAAGTCGGGGGCGAAGCGCGACTCGCACCACATTTCCCGGCACCCCACAGGCCCGATTCCGTTACCGCCCGAGATGCGCCCTCCGATGCCGTTGACGCGGTCGGTGTCGTTGCGGTGGCGGGTGACGCTGCTCGCCGCGTCGGTGGTGGCCATCGCGGTGGCCGTGATGGCGATCGCGGCGTACGCCGTGGTGTCGCGGGCTCTGTACGCGGATGTCGACAACCAGCTGCGCACCCGCGCGTCGGCGCTGATCGACAGCAATCTGGTGACGTTCGATCCGCGCTACATCGCGGGCGCGACGCTGTACACGACGGACATCAGTGTGGCGCTGATCTTCCCGGACCTCGACACGTACACGCCGCCGGGGTCGAGTGTTCCCATCGGTGAACCCGAACTGTCCGTGGCCCGCGGCGAGCGCGACACGTCGTTGCGGACGGCGGAGAATCAGCGGGTGCTGGCCGAGCGCACCCAGGACGGCAGCACGCTGGTGATCGCGCAGCGACTGGCGCCGACGGGCGCCGTGCTCGACCGGCTCGCCTGGGTGCTGTTCATCGTCGGCGGGTGCGGAGTGGTCCTCGCGGCCGCCGCCGGAACGACGGTGGGACGCACCGGTCTGCGTCCGATCGCCCGGCTCACCGCCGCCACGGAACGGGTGGCCCGGACCGACGACCTGACGCCCATGCCGGTGACGGGCAACGACGAACTCGCCCGGCTCACCGAGAGTTTCAACACGATGCTGAGGGCGCTCGCGGAATCGCGGGAGCGGCAGAGCAGGCTCGTCGCCGATGCCGGACACGAACTGCGGACGCCGCTCACGTCGTTGCGCACCAACATGGAGTTGCTGATCGCGTCGAGTCGTCCTGGCGCACCGCACATTCCGGACGAGGACATGGCCGAGCTGCGCACCGACGTGGTGGCGCAGATCGAGGAACTCTCGCAGCTGGTGGGCGACCTCGTGGATCTTGCCCGCGAGGACGCACCGGAAACCGTCTTCGAGAGAGTCGATCTCAGCGAAGTGGTGGAACGAAGCCTCGAGCGGGCACGCCGCCGGCGCAACGAGATCGACTTCACCGCCGTCACCGTTCCCTGGTTCGTCTACGGCGACCACGCGGGACTGTCGCGGGCGGTGCTCAACGTGCTCGACAACGCGGCCAAGTGGAGTCCCACCGGTGAGCAGGTGCGCGTGGCGATGAAGCCGGCAGGCGACGGCCTCCTCGAGCTGACGGTCGACGACGCGGGCCCGGGCATTCCGGAGGAGGATCGGGAGCTGGTGTTCGACCGCTTCTACCGGTCGACGGCCTCGCGCTCGATGCCCGGCTCCGGGCTGGGTCTGGCGATCGTCAGGCAGGTGGTGGTCAAGCACGGCGGCACGATCGCCGTCGACGTCTCCGAACGGGGTGGTGCGCTCATCCGGATCGTCCTTCCCGGTGAACCCGAAGCGGAATAG
- a CDS encoding S1C family serine protease — protein sequence MTEDRNSHDGNSRDNAGGDQGARPDQPAHPQSTPGYHPTEQFPATPQNPAGGPTGQQPYGAAGYPQGNPYGAPQQPTQQFGQPQHGAPGHPGAQHAAGPHGAPQGPFPGLQGPGQAGAGSTATATKRPARTAIVVGAVALALVSGGIGGVVGSLATDRNGSGAAVTNSLDAPKNNTATPAANAPAGSVQAVANKVVPSVVQIEVATAGGSGGEGSGIVISSDGMILTNNHVAGAAAKGGKLTVAFSDGSTADAKLVGADPVSDLAVIKVDGKTDLTPIELGTSGNVQVGQQVVAIGSPLGLAGTVTEGIISALNRPVSTSGESGNQNTVIDALQTDAAINPGNSGGALVNMDGQLIGINTAIASIGGSGAGEQSGSIGLGFAIPVDQARRIADELVKTGKATQAVIGIQVPSQDAANGATVVEVTAGSPAEKAGIPKGSVITKVDDRVITSGDALIAAIRSHAPGDNVSITYTDGNGSNTKTVDVTLGTAEQGGR from the coding sequence ATGACCGAAGATCGAAACAGTCACGACGGCAACAGCCGCGACAATGCCGGTGGCGACCAGGGCGCGCGCCCCGATCAGCCCGCCCACCCGCAGTCGACGCCGGGTTACCACCCGACCGAGCAGTTTCCGGCCACTCCGCAGAATCCCGCGGGCGGTCCGACGGGTCAGCAGCCCTACGGCGCGGCCGGGTACCCCCAGGGCAATCCGTACGGTGCGCCGCAGCAGCCCACACAGCAGTTCGGCCAGCCTCAGCACGGTGCTCCCGGACACCCGGGTGCCCAGCACGCGGCCGGGCCGCACGGGGCGCCTCAGGGCCCGTTCCCCGGCCTTCAGGGCCCCGGACAGGCCGGCGCGGGGTCGACGGCGACCGCGACCAAGCGTCCCGCCCGCACCGCCATCGTGGTGGGCGCTGTGGCGCTCGCTCTCGTGAGCGGTGGCATCGGTGGCGTCGTGGGCTCCCTGGCAACCGACCGGAACGGCAGCGGCGCCGCGGTGACCAACTCCCTCGACGCCCCCAAGAACAACACCGCGACCCCGGCCGCGAACGCACCGGCGGGTTCGGTGCAGGCTGTCGCGAACAAGGTGGTCCCGAGCGTCGTCCAGATCGAGGTCGCGACCGCCGGCGGTTCCGGTGGCGAAGGATCCGGCATCGTCATCTCGTCCGACGGCATGATCCTCACCAACAATCACGTGGCAGGCGCGGCCGCCAAGGGTGGCAAGCTGACGGTCGCCTTCTCGGACGGCAGCACGGCGGACGCCAAGCTGGTCGGCGCCGACCCGGTGTCCGATCTCGCGGTCATCAAGGTGGACGGCAAGACCGACCTCACTCCGATCGAGCTGGGAACGTCCGGCAACGTCCAGGTCGGACAGCAGGTCGTCGCGATCGGGTCGCCCCTCGGCCTCGCCGGAACCGTCACCGAGGGCATCATCTCGGCGCTCAATCGCCCGGTGTCCACCAGCGGTGAGTCCGGCAACCAGAACACCGTCATCGACGCACTCCAGACGGACGCGGCCATCAACCCGGGCAACTCCGGCGGCGCCCTCGTCAACATGGACGGCCAGCTGATCGGCATCAACACCGCCATCGCGAGCATCGGTGGTTCCGGTGCGGGTGAGCAGAGCGGATCCATCGGACTCGGCTTCGCGATCCCGGTCGACCAGGCCCGGCGCATCGCGGACGAGCTCGTCAAGACAGGCAAGGCCACCCAGGCCGTCATCGGGATCCAGGTCCCGTCACAGGACGCCGCCAACGGTGCCACCGTCGTCGAGGTCACGGCGGGCAGCCCGGCGGAGAAGGCGGGAATTCCGAAGGGATCGGTCATCACCAAGGTCGACGACCGTGTCATCACCAGTGGCGACGCACTCATCGCCGCCATCCGCTCACACGCACCGGGAGACAATGTGTCCATCACCTACACCGACGGGAACGGATCCAATACGAAGACCGTCGACGTCACGCTCGGAACCGCCGAACAGGGTGGCCGCTGA